One window of the Fusobacterium animalis 7_1 genome contains the following:
- the pxpB gene encoding 5-oxoprolinase subunit PxpB: MENSIKFLFSGDSALVIEFGNEISVDINKKIRKMMDNIKKENIDGIIELVPTYCSLLVNYDVLKIDYKSLVEKLKTLLNDDNESVEDEEVTLIEIPTLYNDECGPDLAYVAEYNKLSKEEVIKIHTGTDYLVYMLGFMPGFTYLGGMSEKIATPRLESPRLQIYPGSVGIAGKQTGMYPSMSPGGWRIIGRTPLKLYNPDSEIPVYISSGDYIRYISISEEEYNNILKKVESNEYNLNTRKVKRGELNA, from the coding sequence ATGGAAAATTCAATAAAATTTTTATTTTCTGGAGATTCAGCCTTAGTAATAGAATTTGGAAATGAAATCTCTGTTGATATAAATAAGAAAATTAGAAAAATGATGGATAATATAAAAAAAGAAAATATAGATGGAATTATTGAACTTGTTCCTACCTATTGTTCTTTACTTGTAAATTATGATGTCTTAAAAATTGATTATAAAAGTTTGGTTGAAAAATTGAAAACTCTTTTAAATGATGACAATGAATCTGTTGAAGATGAAGAAGTTACTTTAATAGAAATTCCTACCTTATACAATGATGAATGTGGACCTGATTTAGCTTATGTAGCAGAATATAATAAACTTTCAAAAGAAGAAGTTATTAAAATTCATACAGGAACTGATTATTTAGTTTATATGCTTGGGTTTATGCCTGGTTTTACTTACTTAGGTGGAATGTCAGAAAAAATTGCAACTCCAAGATTAGAAAGTCCTAGATTACAAATTTATCCAGGCTCTGTTGGAATAGCAGGTAAACAGACTGGTATGTATCCTTCAATGTCCCCTGGTGGTTGGAGAATTATTGGTAGAACTCCATTAAAATTATATAATCCTGATAGTGAAATTCCTGTCTATATTAGCTCTGGGGATTACATAAGATATATTTCTATTTCAGAAGAAGAATATAATAATATTCTAAAAAAAGTTGAAAGTAATGAATATAATTTAAATACTCGTAAAGTTAAGAGAGGTGAGCTAAATGCCTAG
- the rsmB gene encoding 16S rRNA (cytosine(967)-C(5))-methyltransferase RsmB, whose protein sequence is MNVKQVAINLISQVDKGAYSNIALNETFKTLNINSKEKAFITEIFYGVIRNKKFLDYIIERYTKEIKKEWIRNLLRISIYQITFMDSDNKGIVWEATELTKKKYGMTISKFINGTLRNYLRNKDTELKRLDDEKNYEVLYSIPKWFYDILEKQYGDKNLKQAITSLKKVPYLSVRVNKLKYSEEEFEEFLKEKDIQIIKKVDTVYYVNSGLIIISEEFKTGKIIAQDASSYLAAKNLGVLSNELVLDICAAPGGKTAVLAEQMENKGEIIAIDIHQHKIKLIETNMKKLGIDIVKAIVMDARNVNKQGRKFDKILVDVPCSGYGVIRKKPEILYSKNRENIEELAKLQLEILNSAADILKDGGELIYSTCTITDKENTNNIEKFLKERKQFKVEKLYIPENVSGDYDKLDGFCINYKEEIMDNFYIIKLKKGEKC, encoded by the coding sequence ATGAATGTAAAACAAGTAGCAATAAATTTAATATCACAGGTAGATAAAGGTGCTTATTCAAATATAGCTTTAAATGAAACTTTTAAAACTTTGAATATAAATTCAAAAGAAAAAGCATTTATAACAGAAATATTTTATGGTGTTATTAGAAATAAAAAATTTTTAGACTATATAATAGAAAGATATACCAAAGAAATAAAAAAAGAATGGATAAGAAATCTTTTAAGAATTTCTATCTATCAAATCACATTTATGGATAGTGACAATAAAGGAATAGTTTGGGAAGCAACTGAACTTACCAAGAAAAAATATGGAATGACTATTTCAAAATTTATAAATGGTACTCTAAGAAATTATTTAAGAAATAAAGACACTGAATTAAAAAGGTTAGATGATGAAAAAAATTATGAAGTTTTGTATTCTATTCCAAAATGGTTTTATGATATATTGGAAAAACAATATGGAGATAAAAATTTAAAACAAGCTATTACAAGTTTAAAGAAAGTTCCTTATTTATCAGTAAGAGTAAATAAATTAAAATATTCAGAGGAAGAGTTTGAAGAATTTTTAAAAGAAAAAGATATTCAAATTATTAAGAAAGTTGATACAGTATATTATGTAAATTCAGGTTTAATAATAATTTCAGAAGAATTTAAAACAGGTAAGATAATTGCCCAAGATGCTTCATCATATCTGGCTGCTAAAAATTTAGGTGTATTATCTAATGAATTAGTTTTAGATATTTGTGCAGCACCTGGTGGAAAAACTGCTGTTCTTGCTGAACAAATGGAAAACAAAGGTGAAATTATTGCAATAGATATTCATCAACATAAAATTAAACTTATTGAAACCAATATGAAAAAACTAGGAATAGATATAGTTAAAGCTATTGTAATGGATGCTAGAAATGTTAATAAACAAGGTAGAAAGTTTGATAAAATCCTAGTTGATGTACCTTGTAGTGGCTATGGTGTTATAAGAAAGAAACCTGAAATTCTATATTCTAAAAATAGAGAAAATATTGAAGAATTAGCAAAATTACAATTAGAGATTTTAAATTCAGCAGCAGATATATTAAAAGATGGAGGAGAATTAATTTATAGCACTTGCACTATAACTGACAAAGAAAATACTAATAATATTGAAAAATTTTTAAAAGAAAGAAAGCAATTTAAAGTTGAAAAATTGTATATTCCTGAAAATGTTTCAGGAGACTATGATAAACTTGATGGTTTTTGTATAAATTATAAGGAAGAAATTATGGATAATTTTTATATTATAAAATTGAAAAAGGGAGAAAAATGTTAG
- a CDS encoding MacB family efflux pump subunit produces the protein MKNTKNIIEIQNINKYFGEGENRVHILKNISLSIEKGDFVSIIGQSGSGKSTLMNIIGCLDKATSGKYYIDGEDISDFTPDELSELRKRKFGFIFQRYHLLSSLNAQENVALPAIYAGVDHDNRMERAKKLLEKLELSNKLKNKPNQLSGGQQQRVSIARALMNGGEIILADEPTGALDSKSGIMVMKILNQLHEEGHTIILVTHDKGIASQANRIIEIKDGEIFNDTRQREIKKELQEDKKSINNLKKNKFQVAKDQFFESFNMSVSAIIAHKMRSLLTMLGIIIGIASIVCVVAIGNGSQQKVLENISSLGTNTMDIFNGEGMGSRFSNRIKSLSTTDVDILEKQSYVDSVTPNSTSSGTIVYQNQSYSGNLKGVGADYFDVRGVKITDGRAFSKDDEQNLSSVALIDENTQKSLFGENENPIGKVILFNKKPLKIIGTVELSNVIGLNSSELNVFAPYTMVMNKVSGEKYIGSITVKVKDDIDSQVAQKSITDLLKAKHGKKDFFIMNTDTLKKTIESTTGTMKILISSIAVISLVVGGIGVMNIMLVSVTERTKEIGIRMAIGAKEKNILQQFLLEAVLICFIGGIVGIVLSLLIGWGFNSISKSFSMIFSVFSIVMAVLFSTLVGIVFGYMPAKNAAKLDPIEALSRE, from the coding sequence ATGAAAAATACTAAAAATATTATAGAAATACAGAATATTAATAAATATTTTGGTGAAGGAGAAAACAGAGTACATATTTTAAAAAATATCTCCCTTAGCATTGAAAAAGGGGATTTTGTTTCTATCATAGGACAATCTGGTTCTGGTAAATCAACACTTATGAATATTATAGGTTGTTTAGATAAAGCTACTTCTGGAAAATACTATATTGATGGAGAAGATATAAGTGATTTTACTCCTGATGAGTTATCAGAACTTAGAAAAAGAAAATTTGGTTTTATCTTCCAAAGGTATCATTTATTATCTTCATTAAATGCACAAGAAAATGTAGCTTTACCTGCTATATATGCTGGTGTAGACCATGATAATAGAATGGAAAGAGCAAAGAAATTATTAGAAAAATTAGAACTTTCTAATAAATTAAAAAATAAACCTAATCAATTATCTGGTGGACAACAACAAAGAGTTTCAATAGCAAGAGCCTTAATGAATGGTGGAGAAATCATCTTAGCAGATGAGCCAACAGGGGCACTTGATTCTAAAAGTGGTATAATGGTAATGAAAATTTTAAATCAATTACATGAAGAAGGTCATACAATTATTTTAGTAACCCATGATAAAGGTATTGCTAGTCAAGCAAATAGAATTATAGAGATAAAAGATGGTGAAATTTTTAATGATACAAGACAAAGAGAAATTAAAAAAGAATTGCAAGAAGATAAAAAGAGTATAAATAATTTAAAGAAAAATAAATTTCAAGTTGCAAAGGATCAATTTTTTGAATCTTTTAATATGTCTGTATCTGCAATAATTGCTCATAAGATGCGTTCACTTTTAACTATGCTTGGTATTATAATAGGTATTGCTTCCATTGTTTGTGTTGTGGCAATAGGAAATGGTTCTCAACAAAAAGTTTTAGAAAATATTAGCTCCTTAGGGACTAATACTATGGATATATTTAATGGTGAAGGAATGGGAAGTCGTTTCTCCAACAGAATTAAAAGTTTGTCAACAACTGATGTAGATATTTTAGAAAAACAAAGTTATGTTGATAGTGTAACTCCTAATAGTACAAGCTCTGGTACTATTGTTTACCAAAATCAATCTTATTCAGGAAATTTAAAAGGAGTTGGAGCAGATTATTTTGATGTAAGAGGTGTAAAAATAACTGATGGTAGAGCATTTTCAAAAGATGATGAACAAAATTTAAGTTCAGTGGCTTTAATAGATGAAAATACACAAAAATCTTTGTTTGGAGAAAATGAAAATCCAATAGGAAAAGTTATTTTATTCAATAAAAAACCTTTAAAAATTATAGGGACTGTTGAATTAAGTAATGTAATTGGTTTGAATAGTAGCGAACTTAATGTATTTGCCCCTTATACTATGGTAATGAATAAAGTCAGTGGAGAAAAATACATAGGCTCAATTACTGTAAAAGTGAAAGACGATATTGATTCACAGGTTGCTCAAAAAAGTATAACTGATTTATTAAAAGCAAAACATGGAAAAAAAGATTTCTTTATTATGAATACAGATACACTTAAAAAGACTATTGAAAGTACAACAGGTACTATGAAGATATTAATTTCTTCAATAGCGGTAATTTCACTTGTTGTTGGTGGAATAGGTGTTATGAATATAATGCTTGTGTCTGTAACTGAAAGAACAAAGGAAATTGGTATAAGAATGGCAATAGGTGCAAAAGAAAAAAATATATTACAACAATTTTTATTAGAAGCAGTTTTAATATGTTTTATAGGAGGTATTGTTGGAATAGTTTTATCACTTTTAATAGGTTGGGGATTCAATTCAATTTCAAAAAGTTTTTCAATGATATTTTCAGTTTTCTCAATAGTAATGGCAGTTTTATTTTCTACTCTTGTTGGAATAGTATTTGGATACATGCCAGCTAAGAATGCAGCAAAACTTGACCCTATTGAAGCATTATCAAGAGAATAA
- a CDS encoding O-methyltransferase — MLEELKEANEYISSKIDKYRSANLLIKEIEKDAEINNIPIISKEIREYLKFIIRTNKNIKNILEVGTATGYSGIIMSEEIQDRNGNLTTIEIDEDRFKIAQSNFEKSNLKGIEQILGDATEEIEKLNKTFDFIFIDAAKGQYKKFFEDSYKLLNEGGIVFIDNILFRGYLYKESPKRFKTIVKRLNEFTDYLYENFDSVTLLPISDGVMLVSKII, encoded by the coding sequence ATGTTAGAAGAGTTAAAAGAGGCAAATGAATATATTTCATCAAAAATTGATAAGTACAGAAGTGCGAATTTATTGATAAAAGAGATAGAAAAAGATGCAGAAATAAATAATATTCCTATAATAAGTAAAGAAATTAGAGAATATTTAAAGTTTATTATAAGGACTAATAAAAATATTAAAAATATTTTAGAAGTTGGAACGGCAACAGGTTATTCTGGAATTATTATGTCAGAGGAAATCCAAGATAGAAATGGAAATTTAACAACAATAGAAATTGATGAAGACAGATTTAAAATAGCTCAATCTAATTTTGAAAAATCTAATTTAAAAGGAATAGAGCAAATTTTGGGAGATGCCACAGAAGAAATTGAAAAATTAAATAAGACTTTTGACTTTATTTTTATTGATGCAGCTAAGGGACAGTATAAAAAATTTTTTGAAGATTCTTATAAACTTTTAAATGAAGGTGGAATAGTATTTATTGATAATATATTATTTAGAGGTTACTTATATAAAGAAAGTCCTAAAAGATTTAAAACAATAGTTAAAAGACTGAATGAATTTACAGATTATCTTTATGAAAATTTTGATTCAGTTACTTTGCTACCTATTTCTGATGGTGTTATGTTAGTTAGTAAAATTATCTAA
- the tdeA gene encoding toxin/drug exporter TdeA: MKKIIILITLLSTIACTNTNINNSYKQSKEEFQVYQEISSNYKIDKEWWKEYNNSELNNIMNIALKNNSDLKKAAINVNKALYQANLLGADLVPSFSSSLGSSASKNIKTGGDSTIKHSASVSLNYEIDLWRKLSNAKNAQEWEYQATTEDLEAAKLSLVNNVVNTYFNIVYLNDAISILNDKIEQYEKINTVMKNKYQYGVNSELEYLQSEQSLTNLKNTLLTYQNEKTEQEQTLRDLLNLKPEENIEIKAKNLLSIKDIGVNLDIPISVIANRPDVKAYEYRLSKAFKDVKATQAKLYPSVTIQSTLSSSGNKVDNALSVPIGLASINISLPFLNWNTLKWNIKIDEASYESAKVDFEKSIVNSLNEIDTYYKSYQKANSSYALQEKNLKSQKEITKHYKNRYDNGNVEFKSWLEALVNEKDSELNLLKSKFDIIQAENKIYQAMGGKAK; encoded by the coding sequence ATGAAAAAAATAATTATACTTATAACATTATTAAGTACAATAGCTTGTACTAACACAAATATAAATAATTCATATAAACAAAGTAAAGAGGAGTTTCAAGTTTATCAAGAAATTTCAAGTAATTATAAGATAGATAAGGAATGGTGGAAAGAATATAATAATTCTGAATTAAATAACATAATGAATATTGCTCTAAAAAATAATAGTGATTTAAAAAAAGCGGCAATAAATGTTAATAAAGCTCTATATCAAGCAAACTTATTAGGTGCAGATTTAGTTCCTAGTTTTTCATCAAGTTTAGGTTCATCTGCTTCAAAAAATATAAAGACAGGAGGAGATTCTACTATAAAACATTCGGCTAGTGTCTCTTTAAATTATGAAATAGATTTATGGAGAAAGTTATCTAATGCAAAAAACGCACAAGAATGGGAATATCAAGCAACAACAGAAGATTTGGAAGCAGCAAAACTTTCTTTGGTTAATAATGTAGTAAATACATATTTTAATATAGTTTACTTAAATGATGCTATCTCTATTTTGAATGATAAGATTGAGCAATATGAAAAAATAAACACTGTTATGAAGAATAAATATCAATATGGTGTAAACAGTGAATTAGAATATTTACAATCTGAACAATCCTTAACAAATTTAAAAAATACTCTTTTGACTTATCAAAATGAAAAAACTGAACAAGAACAAACTTTAAGAGATTTATTAAATTTAAAACCAGAAGAAAATATAGAAATTAAAGCTAAAAATTTATTATCAATTAAAGATATAGGTGTTAATTTAGATATACCTATATCAGTAATAGCCAACAGACCTGATGTAAAGGCTTATGAATATAGATTATCTAAGGCTTTTAAAGATGTAAAGGCAACACAAGCTAAACTATATCCTAGTGTAACTATACAATCTACTTTATCTTCAAGTGGAAATAAAGTTGATAATGCTTTAAGTGTTCCTATTGGACTTGCTAGTATAAATATTAGTTTACCTTTCTTAAATTGGAATACTTTAAAATGGAATATAAAAATAGATGAGGCTAGTTATGAAAGTGCAAAAGTTGACTTTGAAAAATCAATAGTAAATTCTTTAAATGAAATAGACACTTATTATAAATCTTACCAAAAAGCTAATTCTAGTTATGCTTTACAAGAGAAAAACTTAAAATCTCAAAAAGAAATAACAAAACATTATAAAAACAGATATGATAATGGAAATGTAGAATTTAAAAGTTGGTTAGAAGCTCTTGTAAATGAAAAAGATTCTGAACTAAATTTGTTAAAATCTAAGTTTGATATAATACAAGCTGAAAATAAAATTTATCAAGCTATGGGTGGAAAGGCTAAATAA
- a CDS encoding NRAMP family divalent metal transporter produces the protein MEKKNNLSVLLGAAFLMATSAIGPGFMTQTAVFTKDMGATFGFVILASVIMSFVAQLNVWRVLAVSKMRGQDIANKVLPGLGYFITFLVCLGGLAFNIGNVGGAALGFQVLFDLDLKIAALISGALGVIIFSFKSASKLMDKLTQILGAMMILLIGYVAFSTNPPVGTAVKETFIPSSINLIAIITLIGGTVGGYIMFSGGHRLIDAGIVGEENLPQVNKSAILGMSVATIVRIFLFLAVLGVVSLGNQLGAENPAADAFKIAAGTVGYKIFGLVFLAAALTSIVGAAYTSVSFLKTFFKVVKDYENLFIIAFIVVSTLILIFLGKPAKLLVLAGSLNGLILPITLAITLIASKKQDIVGKYKHSNILFFLGWIVVLVAAYIGVKSLSKLAELFA, from the coding sequence ATGGAGAAAAAAAATAATTTATCTGTTCTTTTGGGAGCAGCATTTTTAATGGCAACTTCAGCAATAGGACCTGGATTTATGACTCAAACGGCTGTTTTTACAAAAGATATGGGAGCAACATTTGGTTTTGTAATATTAGCATCAGTTATAATGTCTTTTGTAGCTCAATTAAATGTATGGAGGGTTCTTGCTGTCTCTAAAATGAGAGGACAAGATATTGCAAATAAAGTTTTACCAGGACTTGGATATTTTATAACATTTTTAGTTTGTTTAGGTGGTTTAGCATTTAACATAGGTAATGTTGGAGGGGCTGCATTAGGTTTTCAAGTTTTATTTGATTTAGATTTAAAAATAGCTGCTCTTATAAGTGGAGCATTAGGAGTAATTATATTCTCTTTTAAATCTGCTTCAAAACTTATGGATAAACTGACACAAATTTTAGGTGCAATGATGATTTTACTTATAGGGTATGTAGCATTTTCAACTAACCCCCCTGTTGGAACTGCTGTAAAAGAAACTTTTATACCTAGTTCTATAAATCTAATAGCTATTATAACTTTAATTGGTGGAACTGTTGGAGGATATATTATGTTTTCTGGTGGTCATAGACTTATAGATGCAGGAATAGTTGGAGAAGAAAATTTACCACAAGTTAATAAATCAGCAATATTAGGAATGAGTGTTGCTACAATAGTAAGAATATTCTTATTCTTAGCAGTTCTAGGTGTTGTTTCTCTTGGAAATCAACTTGGTGCAGAAAACCCAGCAGCAGATGCTTTTAAAATTGCAGCAGGAACTGTTGGATATAAAATATTTGGTTTAGTATTCTTAGCAGCTGCTTTAACTTCTATTGTTGGTGCTGCTTATACAAGTGTATCTTTCTTAAAAACCTTCTTTAAAGTTGTTAAAGATTATGAAAATTTATTTATAATAGCTTTTATAGTTGTATCAACTTTAATACTTATTTTCTTAGGTAAACCAGCAAAGTTACTTGTTCTTGCAGGTTCATTAAATGGACTTATTCTTCCTATTACTTTGGCAATTACTTTAATAGCTAGCAAAAAGCAAGATATTGTTGGAAAATATAAACACTCAAATATTTTATTCTTCTTGGGTTGGATTGTTGTGCTTGTAGCTGCATATATAGGAGTGAAATCTCTATCAAAATTAGCAGAATTATTTGCTTAA
- a CDS encoding biotin-dependent carboxyltransferase family protein, which yields MPSIKVHKPGLCTTIQDIGRIGYQQFGMPVSGVMDEFAFTVANYLVESDKNNTVLEIPFLGPTLEFDFDVTIAITGADIQPKINNQDIKMWQSINIKKGDTLSFGRLKTGIRAYLAFSAEIDVPVVMGSKSTLLKSKLGGFEGRQLKIGDIINFKNIKVLSKKNILDKKYIPEYKHNQNIRIILGPQDNYFDENSIKTMLENKYQVTKDADRMGMRLSGEFIKHKDKADIISDAAVFGSIQVPGNGQPIILLADRQTTGGYTKIATVIKADLPKLAQMVPNDTIEFSLVNIEEAQKEYKKFYNILDEIKESFVVKPKVYTEKQLYVMKKLFGNRRK from the coding sequence ATGCCTAGTATAAAAGTTCACAAACCTGGATTATGTACAACTATTCAAGATATTGGAAGAATTGGATATCAACAATTTGGGATGCCTGTATCTGGTGTTATGGATGAATTTGCTTTTACAGTAGCTAACTATCTTGTTGAAAGTGATAAAAATAATACAGTCTTAGAAATACCTTTCTTAGGACCTACATTAGAATTTGATTTTGATGTAACAATAGCTATAACTGGTGCAGATATTCAGCCAAAAATAAATAACCAAGATATTAAAATGTGGCAGTCTATAAATATTAAAAAGGGGGATACTCTTTCTTTTGGTAGGTTAAAAACTGGAATAAGAGCCTATTTAGCTTTCTCTGCTGAAATAGATGTTCCTGTTGTTATGGGAAGCAAATCTACACTTTTAAAATCTAAGTTAGGTGGTTTTGAAGGTAGACAATTAAAAATAGGAGATATTATTAACTTTAAAAATATTAAAGTTTTATCTAAGAAAAATATTTTAGATAAAAAATATATTCCTGAATACAAACATAATCAAAATATTAGAATTATTCTAGGACCACAAGATAATTATTTTGATGAAAATTCTATAAAAACTATGCTTGAAAATAAATATCAAGTTACAAAAGATGCTGATAGAATGGGTATGAGATTGTCAGGAGAATTTATAAAACATAAGGATAAGGCTGATATAATATCTGATGCAGCAGTTTTTGGTTCTATACAAGTTCCTGGTAATGGACAACCAATAATTTTATTAGCTGATAGACAAACAACAGGAGGTTATACTAAAATTGCCACTGTTATAAAGGCTGATTTACCTAAACTTGCTCAAATGGTTCCTAATGATACTATTGAATTTAGTCTTGTAAATATTGAAGAAGCACAAAAAGAATATAAAAAATTTTATAATATTTTAGATGAAATAAAAGAATCATTTGTAGTTAAGCCAAAAGTTTACACAGAAAAACAGTTATATGTAATGAAAAAATTATTTGGAAATAGAAGAAAATAA
- the trpB gene encoding tryptophan synthase subunit beta, which yields MTTENKKGYFGEFGGSYVPEVVQKALDKLEEAYNKYKDDEEFLKEYHHYLKDYSGRETPLYFAESLTNYLGGAKIYLKREDLNHLGAHKLNNVIGQILLAKRMGKKKVIAETGAGQHGVATAAAAAKFGMQCDIYMGALDVERQRLNVFRMEMLGATVHAVEEGERTLKEAVDTAFEAWINNIDDTFYVLGSAVGPHPYPSMVKDFQRVISQEARRQILEKENRLPDMVIACVGGGSNAIGAFAEFIPDKNVKLVGVEAAGKGLNTDRHAATLTLGTVGVLDGMKTYALFNEDGSVKPVYSISPGLDYPGIGPEHAFLRDSKRAEYVSATDDEAVNALLLLTKKEGIIPAIESSHALAEVIKRAPKLDKDKIIIVNISGRGDKDVAAIAEYLKNK from the coding sequence AGTACAAAAAGCATTAGATAAATTAGAAGAGGCATACAATAAATATAAAGATGATGAAGAATTTTTAAAAGAATATCATCATTATTTAAAAGATTATTCAGGTAGAGAAACACCTTTATACTTTGCAGAAAGTTTAACAAACTATTTAGGTGGAGCAAAAATTTATTTAAAGCGTGAAGATTTAAATCATTTAGGTGCTCATAAATTAAATAATGTTATAGGACAAATTTTACTTGCAAAAAGAATGGGTAAGAAAAAGGTTATTGCAGAAACAGGTGCAGGACAACATGGAGTGGCTACTGCTGCTGCGGCTGCAAAATTTGGAATGCAATGTGATATTTATATGGGAGCACTAGATGTAGAAAGACAAAGATTAAATGTTTTTCGTATGGAAATGTTGGGAGCAACTGTCCATGCTGTTGAAGAAGGAGAGAGAACATTAAAAGAAGCTGTTGATACTGCATTTGAAGCGTGGATAAATAATATAGATGATACTTTCTATGTACTTGGTTCTGCTGTTGGTCCTCATCCTTATCCAAGTATGGTTAAAGATTTTCAAAGAGTTATCAGTCAAGAAGCTCGTAGACAAATTTTAGAAAAAGAAAATCGTTTACCTGATATGGTAATTGCTTGTGTAGGTGGAGGTTCTAATGCTATTGGTGCATTTGCAGAATTTATACCTGATAAAAATGTAAAATTAGTTGGAGTTGAAGCAGCAGGTAAAGGGCTAAATACTGATAGACATGCAGCAACTCTTACATTGGGAACAGTGGGTGTTTTAGACGGAATGAAAACTTATGCACTGTTTAATGAAGATGGTTCTGTAAAACCAGTTTATTCAATATCTCCTGGTTTAGATTATCCAGGAATTGGTCCAGAACATGCTTTTTTAAGAGATAGTAAAAGGGCAGAATATGTATCTGCAACTGATGATGAAGCAGTTAATGCACTTTTATTACTAACTAAAAAAGAAGGAATTATCCCTGCTATTGAAAGTTCTCATGCTTTGGCAGAAGTTATTAAAAGAGCTCCTAAACTTGATAAAGATAAAATTATCATTGTAAATATTTCTGGTCGTGGAGATAAAGATGTTGCAGCTATTGCTGAATATTTAAAAAATAAATAA
- a CDS encoding efflux RND transporter periplasmic adaptor subunit, which translates to MLRKYLKWIILVIVLILGVVYYSFFRKKDDGVKYLTETVKRSDISQTIVASGTVRSNNRVEVGAQVSGKITKINVVLGQEVKKGDLLATIDSLTQNNNLDEAKSKLKVYQAQRKSASVKYQVAQSKFNRISKLYQMNSISQDDYETAKEELEVAKASVTEYDELIAQASISVKTAETNLSYTSITSPIDGVVISIPVSEGQTVNSNQSAPTIVQVADLSKMLIKAEVAEGDITKVKKGMEVEVATVANPDKTYKSTVQSVDYATSTLTDNEYSESVSNTSAVYYYANIILDNKDGNLRIGMTTTNTITINSVKNVLSVPVVAVQKVNGKSVVKVVKNKEKNIIEEREVTTGIQDGLSIEIKSGLSEGEEVVVTQLNGTDGLDSLPQRRM; encoded by the coding sequence ATGCTAAGAAAATATTTAAAATGGATAATACTTGTAATTGTATTAATCTTAGGAGTAGTCTACTACTCTTTTTTTAGAAAAAAAGATGATGGAGTTAAATACTTAACAGAAACAGTAAAGAGAAGTGATATTTCTCAAACAATAGTTGCATCAGGGACGGTAAGAAGTAATAACAGAGTTGAGGTAGGTGCACAGGTTTCAGGTAAAATTACAAAAATTAATGTAGTTTTAGGACAAGAAGTTAAAAAAGGAGATTTACTTGCAACAATAGATTCATTGACACAAAATAATAATTTAGATGAAGCTAAATCAAAGTTAAAAGTTTATCAAGCTCAAAGAAAAAGTGCTAGTGTAAAATATCAAGTAGCTCAATCAAAATTTAACAGAATTTCAAAACTTTACCAAATGAACTCTATTTCACAAGATGATTATGAAACTGCAAAAGAAGAATTAGAAGTTGCAAAGGCAAGTGTAACTGAATATGATGAATTGATTGCACAAGCATCTATATCTGTAAAGACTGCTGAAACAAATTTATCATATACATCAATAACTTCACCAATAGATGGAGTTGTAATATCTATTCCAGTATCTGAGGGACAAACAGTAAATAGTAATCAATCTGCTCCAACAATAGTACAAGTTGCCGATTTATCTAAGATGTTAATTAAGGCAGAGGTTGCAGAGGGCGATATAACAAAAGTCAAAAAGGGAATGGAAGTTGAGGTTGCAACAGTTGCTAATCCAGATAAAACATATAAATCAACTGTACAATCAGTAGATTATGCAACTTCAACATTGACAGATAATGAATACAGTGAGTCAGTAAGTAATACTTCAGCAGTTTACTATTATGCAAATATTATTTTGGATAATAAAGATGGAAATTTAAGAATAGGAATGACAACAACAAACACTATTACTATAAATTCAGTTAAAAATGTTTTATCTGTTCCTGTGGTAGCAGTTCAAAAAGTAAATGGTAAATCAGTGGTGAAAGTTGTAAAAAATAAAGAAAAAAATATAATAGAAGAAAGAGAAGTTACAACTGGAATACAAGATGGACTTTCAATTGAAATAAAAAGTGGTTTATCAGAAGGAGAAGAAGTCGTTGTAACTCAGTTAAATGGAACAGATGGTTTGGATAGTCTTCCTCAAAGAAGAATGTAA